In Streptomyces sp. NBC_00306, a single genomic region encodes these proteins:
- a CDS encoding Asp23/Gls24 family envelope stress response protein, translating into MKIADHSTFAAGDTGKSTGPTAVSRSQNSEEGQGSTTIADVVVQKIAGIATREVPGVYQLGGGASRAYGAMKGRIPGASASAGQGVSVEVGQKQAAVDLQILVEYGASIPDLSRAVRNNVVDTVEQMTGLEVVEVNINVNDVHIPGDDSDSGDKGRTDRVE; encoded by the coding sequence CACGTTCGCCGCCGGTGACACCGGCAAGAGCACCGGCCCTACGGCGGTGTCGCGAAGCCAGAACTCCGAAGAGGGGCAGGGCAGCACCACCATCGCCGATGTCGTGGTCCAGAAGATCGCCGGAATCGCCACCCGCGAGGTACCCGGCGTGTACCAGCTGGGCGGTGGCGCGTCACGTGCGTACGGCGCGATGAAGGGACGGATCCCCGGAGCCTCGGCCAGTGCCGGACAGGGTGTGTCCGTCGAGGTCGGCCAGAAGCAGGCGGCCGTGGACCTCCAGATCCTCGTCGAGTACGGCGCGTCCATACCCGACCTGTCCCGCGCGGTCCGCAACAACGTCGTCGACACGGTCGAGCAGATGACCGGCCTGGAGGTCGTCGAGGTCAACATCAACGTCAACGACGTCCACATCCCCGGTGACGACTCGGACAGCGGTGACAAGGGCCGCACCGACCGCGTCGAGTAG
- a CDS encoding SRPBCC family protein, with amino-acid sequence MTGKEDAGSGTQPSGMDRLREELSGYANAQMGRLADKAGDKLKDVTGQLTDVAENGGSLPAIGSKILGGESPLKAIVSGKAKGVMDKVKGAFGGGKGKGKSSGKSMNIIEVLDVGVPLRTAYDFWTQYDQFGGFMKGVQSVSAGDEVESDWKVKIALSNRSFKSKVQEQIPDDRIAWTSEGAKGSTKGAVSFHELAPALTRIVLVVEYYPSGFFEKTGNLWRAQGRRMRLDFKHFQRYVSLTDDEPEGWRGEIRDGEVVVSHEDAVAEEEEAENDEDAEYDDEDAEYDEDGEEADEDEEYDEDGEEADEDAEDADEEEEWEDEEDADDR; translated from the coding sequence ATGACGGGAAAGGAAGACGCAGGGTCGGGGACGCAACCGTCGGGCATGGACCGGCTGCGTGAGGAATTGTCGGGGTACGCCAATGCTCAGATGGGGCGGCTTGCCGACAAGGCGGGGGACAAGCTCAAGGACGTCACTGGGCAGCTGACCGACGTGGCCGAGAACGGCGGGTCATTGCCTGCCATCGGCTCGAAAATCCTCGGGGGTGAGTCTCCTCTCAAGGCAATCGTGTCCGGGAAGGCGAAGGGCGTCATGGATAAGGTCAAGGGAGCGTTCGGCGGCGGCAAGGGCAAAGGCAAGTCGAGCGGCAAGTCCATGAACATCATCGAAGTGCTCGATGTCGGAGTGCCCTTGCGCACGGCCTACGACTTCTGGACCCAGTACGACCAGTTCGGCGGCTTCATGAAGGGTGTCCAGAGCGTTTCGGCGGGTGATGAGGTGGAGAGCGACTGGAAGGTCAAGATCGCTCTGTCCAACCGCAGCTTCAAGTCGAAGGTCCAGGAACAGATACCCGACGACCGCATCGCGTGGACGTCCGAGGGTGCCAAGGGGAGCACCAAGGGCGCGGTCAGCTTCCATGAGCTGGCGCCCGCGCTGACGCGGATCGTCCTGGTCGTGGAGTACTACCCGTCGGGCTTCTTCGAGAAGACAGGCAATCTGTGGCGAGCCCAAGGGCGCCGTATGCGCCTGGACTTCAAGCACTTCCAGCGCTACGTGTCCCTCACCGACGATGAGCCCGAGGGCTGGCGCGGTGAGATCCGGGACGGCGAAGTGGTCGTGTCCCACGAGGACGCCGTGGCGGAGGAAGAAGAAGCCGAGAACGACGAGGACGCCGAATACGACGACGAGGACGCCGAGTACGACGAGGACGGCGAGGAAGCCGACGAGGACGAGGAATACGACGAGGACGGCGAGGAAGCCGACGAGGACGCGGAGGACGCCGACGAAGAGGAGGAGTGGGAGGACGAGGAGGACGCCGACGATCGGTAG